A genomic window from Chitinophagaceae bacterium includes:
- a CDS encoding ATP-binding protein: MKKIGKIIATEKVPTTVDEFFFWTDKHLIIKPFDVVKVEHIKNSITFGVVEEISHLTDGASFLAGYISSDFGEVDSKSYTHRIGMNYVKAKVVANSENIYTPVLDGSTVSLADEEGVKMALGLKGIKNPLPCGVIEMYEDEDKITVPVHFNSHFLIGPEGAHLNISGISGLATKTSYAMFLLKAIQQHYIKENPNESVAFVLLNVKGRDLLAIDEPNDELTKDDKKVYKDLEIEATPFKHVKYFYPFSKDTKSTTYADVNDVESQKKLKKAFQYKYLFEDDKESLDLLFSNIDDPTQSMESIVNYITSGEGHFNGITNWDELKEEIKKHQEKGDTGKDKTISVLSWRKFYRLFRKTLDRNVFFANSLKKDGTEVRLRESIKQIKKNDIHVIDIAKLDEEAQGFVFGDVMRAIYDLKLGQITDREEAEIPSKIVIFIDELNKYGSKDVPKNSPILRQLLDITERGRSLGIILFAAEQFKSDIHDRVKGNCATHAYGRTNAIEISKPDYQFVPPVYKSMLTRLKQGEYILQNPVFRSLLNIKFPRPLYKQFKNG, from the coding sequence ATGAAGAAAATCGGAAAAATTATTGCCACCGAAAAAGTTCCAACAACTGTTGACGAATTTTTCTTTTGGACAGACAAACATCTAATCATAAAACCATTTGATGTTGTAAAAGTGGAACACATTAAAAACTCTATAACTTTTGGAGTGGTTGAGGAAATTTCTCACTTGACAGATGGAGCAAGTTTTTTAGCAGGTTACATTTCAAGCGATTTCGGAGAAGTTGATTCTAAAAGCTACACACACCGAATAGGTATGAATTATGTGAAAGCAAAAGTTGTAGCCAACTCTGAAAATATTTACACACCTGTATTGGACGGCAGCACAGTTTCACTTGCTGACGAGGAAGGTGTGAAAATGGCTTTGGGATTGAAAGGAATTAAAAATCCTTTGCCTTGTGGAGTAATTGAAATGTATGAGGACGAAGATAAAATCACAGTTCCAGTTCATTTCAATTCTCACTTTTTAATTGGACCAGAAGGAGCACACTTAAACATTTCAGGTATTTCGGGTTTGGCGACAAAAACTTCTTATGCAATGTTTTTGCTCAAAGCAATTCAACAGCACTACATAAAAGAAAATCCAAACGAAAGCGTTGCTTTCGTTTTGCTCAATGTGAAGGGCAGAGATTTATTAGCCATTGATGAACCCAATGACGAACTAACAAAAGATGATAAAAAAGTTTACAAGGATTTAGAAATTGAAGCAACTCCATTTAAGCATGTAAAATATTTTTATCCTTTTTCCAAAGACACAAAATCCACAACTTATGCTGATGTAAACGATGTTGAGAGCCAAAAGAAATTGAAGAAAGCATTTCAATACAAATATCTTTTTGAAGATGATAAAGAAAGTTTGGATTTGCTTTTCTCAAACATTGACGACCCAACGCAATCAATGGAATCCATTGTTAATTACATAACATCAGGCGAAGGACATTTTAACGGGATAACAAATTGGGATGAATTGAAAGAAGAAATTAAAAAGCATCAGGAAAAAGGCGACACGGGAAAAGACAAAACTATTTCTGTCTTAAGTTGGAGAAAATTTTATCGCTTGTTCAGAAAAACTTTAGACCGAAATGTATTTTTTGCAAACTCATTAAAGAAAGACGGAACAGAAGTTCGTTTGAGAGAATCAATAAAGCAGATAAAGAAAAACGACATTCATGTAATTGACATTGCAAAGTTGGATGAAGAAGCACAGGGCTTTGTTTTCGGTGATGTAATGAGAGCAATTTACGATTTGAAACTTGGACAAATTACCGACAGAGAAGAAGCAGAAATTCCCTCTAAAATTGTAATCTTCATTGATGAGTTAAATAAATACGGAAGCAAAGATGTTCCGAAAAATTCTCCTATTCTTCGCCAGTTGCTTGACATCACAGAACGGGGAAGAAGTTTAGGAATTATTTTGTTTGCAGCAGAACAGTTCAAAAGTGATATTCACGACAGAGTAAAAGGTAATTGCGCAACTCATGCTTATGGAAGAACAAACGCAATTGAAATTTCAAAACCCGATTATCAATTCGTGCCGCCTGTTTACAAGTCAATGCTGACAAGGTTAAAACAAGGCGAATACATTTTGCAAAATCCAGTTTTCCGTTCTTTGCTAAATATTAAATTCCCAAGACCGCTTTACAAACAATTTAAAAATGGATAA
- a CDS encoding ATP-binding protein yields the protein MDKFNKTIIGKDVIESLTIGMYDDSRFIYREYIQNAADQIDKARQQGLFDDGEIHISIDAAKQTISIEDDATGIEEKKVVEILKNIAQSTKQRGVDKGFRGIGRLGGLGYCNKLIFETSFKGEAVKSIMTWDATKLKSIINNRSQKEEASSVIDEVTSLTKEKEKPEAHYFKVTLTGVTNKDLLDKKEIMNYLSMVAPVPFSKSFIYAKKIYDELKSEGIALDEYKTFVNTDPLYKGYNSYIYEGTDQSNRKKIGEVLDVLFFKDYDHENNKLFWGWYGITEKNQSLNQINYSRGFRLRKSNIQIGNEDTLTRFHRDRRFQFYFFGEVYALHKDLIPNARRDNFSETNTYYEFENKLKSFFHTTIHKLCYTAADINSAIKSIDGFNNFKAEFEQKEKDGFTDKNEKEAFIETFEKKKEEAVKASSKLETIKSKNGETQTPIAKILERASAKTSFDIENDFFPDAEAKPVFRTDKLSKLSKDQRKFLGNIFSIIRNVLPKENAELLIQKIEEEYK from the coding sequence ATGGATAAATTCAATAAGACCATTATCGGCAAGGATGTTATTGAATCGCTTACAATTGGAATGTATGACGATTCAAGATTTATTTACCGAGAGTATATTCAAAACGCAGCCGACCAAATTGACAAGGCAAGACAACAGGGTTTATTTGATGACGGAGAGATTCATATTTCAATTGATGCAGCCAAACAAACAATCTCAATTGAAGATGATGCAACAGGAATTGAAGAAAAGAAAGTTGTTGAGATTCTTAAAAACATTGCACAGTCAACAAAGCAAAGAGGCGTTGACAAAGGTTTCCGTGGCATTGGAAGATTAGGCGGTTTAGGTTATTGTAACAAATTGATTTTTGAAACCTCGTTTAAAGGCGAAGCAGTAAAATCAATAATGACTTGGGATGCAACGAAACTAAAAAGCATAATCAATAACAGAAGTCAAAAGGAAGAAGCATCTTCTGTAATTGATGAAGTTACTTCGCTAACAAAAGAAAAGGAAAAACCCGAGGCACATTATTTTAAAGTTACTCTCACAGGTGTAACGAATAAAGATTTGTTGGACAAAAAAGAAATCATGAATTACTTGTCAATGGTTGCACCAGTGCCATTCAGCAAATCATTCATTTATGCAAAAAAGATTTACGATGAATTAAAAAGTGAAGGGATTGCACTTGACGAATACAAAACATTTGTCAATACTGACCCGCTTTACAAGGGTTACAATTCATACATCTACGAGGGAACAGACCAAAGCAACAGAAAGAAAATCGGTGAGGTACTTGATGTTTTGTTTTTTAAAGATTACGACCATGAAAACAACAAGTTGTTTTGGGGATGGTATGGTATAACAGAAAAAAATCAATCGCTGAATCAAATAAATTATTCACGAGGATTTCGTTTGCGCAAATCAAATATTCAAATTGGTAACGAGGACACACTTACAAGATTTCACAGAGACAGAAGATTTCAGTTTTATTTTTTCGGTGAAGTTTACGCATTGCACAAGGATTTAATTCCAAACGCTAGACGAGATAATTTTTCTGAAACAAATACTTACTACGAGTTTGAAAACAAACTCAAATCTTTTTTTCATACTACCATTCACAAACTTTGCTACACAGCAGCTGACATAAACAGTGCGATAAAATCTATTGATGGTTTTAATAATTTCAAAGCAGAGTTTGAGCAAAAGGAAAAAGATGGATTTACTGATAAGAACGAGAAGGAAGCGTTCATAGAAACCTTTGAGAAGAAAAAAGAAGAAGCAGTAAAAGCTAGTTCAAAACTTGAAACGATAAAAAGTAAGAATGGGGAAACACAAACACCCATTGCAAAGATTTTAGAAAGAGCCTCAGCAAAAACTTCATTTGACATCGAAAATGATTTTTTTCCAGACGCAGAAGCAAAACCAGTTTTCAGAACTGATAAACTTTCAAAATTGAGCAAAGACCAAAGAAAGTTTTTAGGAAATATCTTTAGCATCATTAGAAATGTTTTGCCAAAAGAAAATGCAGAATTATTAATCCAAAAAATTGAGGAGGAATATAAATAA
- a CDS encoding T9SS type A sorting domain-containing protein, giving the protein MAPGTYTILVKDNTGCIGATAVTVNNLAGPTVTAIATPTSCGAADGIVTATGSGGTGALLYSIDGINFQASNIFLPLATGTYTIKVKDANGCISNTSVTVTNASGLSVTASSIATPCSGSSGSITANATGGAGALQYSINGVTYQSSNLFTGVGQGNYTVTVVDANGCSATASVSVGTVFAPTVTAVGTNANCNSNNGIITATGSGGTVPYTYSINGVTFQSNNIFTNVSPATYTVTIKDANGCTGTASVTIINTGSGTPPTFTINIADEIPCDLSTGDEGEIKVINVLGTGPFKYSFNGGPFSSSANWNTIIPGTYTVTVQDANGCTTTQQVTIDVMPPPVFQTVTVTNANCGSANGSIYVLGVGSDNLWFKLNNGTWFLGLGGDKDHYTFSGLAPGVYTIYMNVPDDGDCNDSTTVTVLSSGGPTVNLVKTNTSCGLSNGSITATGSGGTAPLSYSINNGSSYQSNGLFSNLAAGTYTVLVKDSHVIPCLGAATITVNTSTAPSLLTSTTPTSCGLSNGTIIMSGSGGTAPLQYSINGTTFQSGSSFSGLSAGTYTAWVKDNSGCFSTVPVTIASTTFPNITAYALAASCGNSNGSLVASGTGGSSPYQFSLNGGAYQSSGTFTGLAAGVYSITIKDLYDCTNTTNLSVSNLTAPTLNTSSVASKCGSANGSITATASGGSSPLMYSINGVTFQASNVFTNVSAGTYTVTVKDNNGCITTKLITVSNIAGPVTLTATVVSTTCNNSNGIITATSTGGTLPLTYSKDGVTFQAGTVFNSLAAATYTITVKDNNGCIKALDVTVTNLAGPVVNATATSSSTCTTSDGTITNTVTGGTLPITYSKDGSVFQTGNIFTGLPPGSYTITVKDANGCTGTTSITVSSAAVGPTITWTGTAGNNWHDINNWGGCQIPDCSYNVIIPGVPLNQPLISLQDASCRTITINAGASLTISSSKSLMVCNDFTNSGTFNSGNGTTILFQDTCIGCTGGVVHNQVLDGGMTGTNKFWNVTVNKPSGTVVTAIQDIDMGGNFLVSGAIGFGGSFSASGHYHKIAGNFTIESSPLVAVYTPGTTLEFNGTSQTYNNRGALQSVVMNQSGTGTLTLQDHGLAGTAWMQLSNTGVLTFTKGKIIAAFSHITDNRVDIFNRSSAAVTAGNTSGYVQGALRRYMPNSGGTGNYDFPVGSVTKGYERINYNLTVPLSNTVDYWNVFFDETVIPASPVFPQECSVMYHNGYTALNHGIWSLQSSPGILATGTFNVTAYNKAGDWTNSTATGWSIQSNNLLSNNVADWMLTPFPQSPCLTPPVTAVERDDLTAGVLFISGNPVWFATAQSVPFLLPIELLSFNASAIAGEKVQLDWETASEFNNDYFTVERAGTEMIFQLIDTIDGAGTSMVPLSYRSYDDAPQTGINYYRLRQTDFNGDFEYSKVVSIKFDKHDFINCYPNPAANQLIIATNQELMDIKLIAVTGRIVYEWKENITGKVIVDLTAFPSGCYILKAMNKEGAVSSQLVVKARNDGE; this is encoded by the coding sequence TTGGCTCCGGGCACTTACACCATTTTGGTGAAAGACAATACCGGTTGTATAGGTGCTACCGCTGTAACTGTTAATAATCTTGCCGGCCCAACTGTTACCGCTATTGCTACACCTACTTCTTGTGGAGCAGCCGATGGAATAGTAACGGCCACAGGTTCGGGTGGAACGGGTGCCTTGTTATATAGTATTGATGGCATCAACTTTCAGGCAAGCAATATTTTTTTACCATTGGCAACCGGTACCTATACGATTAAGGTAAAGGATGCAAATGGCTGCATCAGCAACACTTCGGTTACCGTCACCAATGCTTCTGGTTTGTCCGTAACTGCAAGCTCCATTGCAACACCCTGCAGTGGCAGCAGCGGCAGTATTACAGCGAATGCAACCGGCGGCGCAGGTGCTTTACAATACAGCATCAATGGTGTTACTTACCAAAGCAGTAACCTATTTACAGGTGTTGGACAGGGAAATTATACGGTCACGGTGGTAGATGCCAATGGTTGTTCAGCTACTGCCAGCGTATCAGTAGGAACTGTATTTGCCCCAACAGTAACAGCAGTCGGAACGAATGCGAATTGTAACAGCAATAATGGTATCATTACGGCCACCGGTTCAGGTGGAACCGTACCTTATACCTACAGTATTAATGGAGTTACTTTTCAAAGCAATAATATTTTCACCAACGTCTCTCCCGCAACATATACGGTAACGATAAAAGATGCGAATGGCTGTACAGGCACGGCCTCAGTTACCATCATCAACACAGGGTCAGGCACACCTCCTACTTTTACAATCAACATTGCTGATGAGATTCCCTGCGATCTCAGTACAGGAGATGAAGGGGAGATCAAAGTGATCAACGTACTTGGTACCGGGCCGTTTAAATATAGCTTTAATGGCGGCCCGTTTAGCAGCAGCGCAAATTGGAATACCATAATACCCGGCACTTATACCGTTACCGTGCAAGATGCCAATGGGTGTACGACTACTCAACAGGTAACCATTGATGTAATGCCTCCGCCGGTTTTTCAAACTGTTACCGTTACCAATGCTAATTGCGGGTCAGCTAACGGATCCATTTATGTATTAGGTGTGGGAAGTGATAACCTTTGGTTTAAGCTTAATAATGGGACCTGGTTTCTTGGGTTGGGTGGCGATAAAGATCATTATACATTTTCAGGATTGGCCCCGGGTGTTTATACTATCTACATGAATGTGCCCGACGATGGAGATTGCAATGATTCGACTACTGTTACAGTTTTGAGTTCCGGTGGCCCTACTGTCAATCTTGTTAAAACCAACACTTCTTGTGGTCTGAGTAATGGCAGCATAACAGCAACCGGCAGCGGCGGAACAGCCCCCCTCAGTTACAGTATTAACAATGGTTCTTCCTATCAAAGCAATGGGCTATTTTCGAATCTGGCTGCAGGTACTTACACTGTGCTGGTGAAAGACTCACATGTTATCCCTTGCCTGGGTGCTGCAACCATTACCGTCAATACCAGTACCGCGCCTTCCCTGCTCACGAGTACCACACCTACTTCATGCGGATTATCGAATGGAACGATTATCATGAGTGGCAGTGGCGGCACAGCACCCTTGCAATACAGCATCAATGGTACCACCTTCCAGAGTGGTTCTTCTTTTTCCGGGCTCAGTGCAGGTACCTACACGGCCTGGGTAAAAGACAATAGCGGTTGTTTCAGCACTGTGCCGGTAACGATAGCGAGTACAACTTTTCCCAACATCACTGCCTATGCACTGGCGGCATCCTGTGGCAACAGCAATGGCTCATTGGTGGCATCAGGAACCGGTGGCAGTTCACCTTACCAGTTTAGCCTGAATGGGGGTGCCTACCAAAGCAGCGGCACCTTTACAGGATTGGCTGCAGGTGTTTATTCCATCACCATCAAAGACCTTTACGATTGTACGAATACAACCAACCTTTCGGTTAGCAATCTCACTGCGCCAACACTCAATACTTCATCTGTTGCTTCGAAATGCGGCAGTGCCAATGGCAGCATAACGGCAACGGCATCGGGTGGTTCGTCTCCATTAATGTACAGTATTAATGGTGTCACTTTTCAAGCAAGCAATGTATTCACAAATGTTTCAGCAGGAACTTACACTGTTACCGTAAAAGACAACAACGGTTGTATCACTACCAAACTTATCACGGTGTCAAATATAGCAGGGCCGGTTACACTCACCGCCACAGTAGTATCTACAACTTGTAACAACAGCAACGGAATAATTACCGCCACTTCAACCGGTGGAACTTTGCCGTTGACCTACAGTAAGGACGGTGTCACTTTCCAGGCTGGTACAGTCTTTAATTCCCTTGCCGCGGCAACCTATACCATTACAGTAAAGGATAACAACGGTTGCATTAAAGCACTTGATGTAACGGTGACCAACCTGGCAGGACCAGTTGTAAATGCTACGGCTACTTCTTCTTCAACGTGCACCACCAGTGACGGAACTATTACCAACACTGTAACAGGCGGAACTCTTCCCATCACTTACAGTAAGGACGGTTCTGTTTTTCAGACGGGTAACATCTTTACCGGACTGCCGCCGGGTTCTTATACCATTACTGTAAAAGACGCCAACGGTTGTACTGGCACCACTTCTATCACCGTGAGCAGTGCTGCAGTTGGCCCGACTATTACGTGGACAGGCACTGCAGGCAACAACTGGCACGACATCAATAACTGGGGCGGATGCCAGATTCCGGATTGCAGTTACAATGTAATTATCCCCGGAGTACCCTTGAATCAACCATTGATTTCCTTACAGGATGCGAGTTGCAGAACCATCACGATTAATGCCGGAGCATCCCTCACCATCAGCAGTTCAAAATCATTAATGGTTTGTAACGACTTTACCAATAGCGGAACTTTTAACTCAGGCAATGGAACTACTATCCTGTTTCAGGATACCTGCATCGGATGCACGGGAGGTGTTGTACACAACCAGGTGTTGGATGGAGGAATGACAGGCACGAATAAATTCTGGAATGTAACCGTGAACAAGCCGTCAGGAACGGTGGTGACTGCCATCCAGGATATTGATATGGGAGGGAATTTCCTGGTAAGTGGCGCAATAGGATTTGGCGGTAGTTTTTCTGCTTCAGGCCATTACCATAAAATTGCCGGGAATTTTACCATTGAGTCATCACCTTTGGTGGCAGTCTATACGCCGGGAACAACGCTTGAATTTAATGGTACATCGCAGACCTACAATAATAGAGGAGCATTGCAAAGTGTTGTCATGAATCAATCCGGTACCGGCACGCTTACGTTGCAGGATCATGGCTTAGCCGGAACAGCATGGATGCAACTTTCAAATACAGGTGTGCTTACATTTACGAAAGGAAAAATAATTGCCGCATTTTCTCATATCACCGATAACAGGGTGGATATTTTTAACAGATCTTCCGCAGCAGTTACAGCAGGAAATACTTCAGGATACGTACAAGGTGCATTGAGAAGGTACATGCCGAACAGCGGTGGAACGGGCAACTATGATTTCCCGGTAGGATCTGTTACGAAAGGGTATGAGCGCATTAATTATAATCTCACCGTTCCATTATCAAACACCGTTGATTACTGGAATGTATTTTTTGATGAAACAGTAATTCCCGCATCACCTGTTTTTCCTCAGGAATGCAGTGTGATGTACCATAATGGATATACGGCGTTGAATCATGGAATCTGGAGTTTACAATCTTCTCCCGGCATACTTGCGACAGGAACATTTAATGTAACTGCTTATAACAAGGCCGGCGACTGGACAAATTCAACTGCTACAGGCTGGTCGATACAATCAAATAATTTGCTGAGCAACAATGTAGCGGATTGGATGCTGACTCCTTTTCCGCAGTCACCTTGTCTCACCCCGCCTGTAACCGCAGTAGAACGCGATGATCTTACGGCAGGTGTTTTATTTATTTCCGGAAATCCTGTTTGGTTTGCAACAGCACAGTCCGTTCCTTTTTTATTGCCAATAGAATTGCTGAGTTTTAATGCATCTGCAATCGCCGGTGAAAAAGTACAATTAGATTGGGAGACCGCTTCAGAATTCAACAATGATTATTTCACAGTGGAGCGCGCAGGAACGGAAATGATTTTCCAATTAATAGACACCATTGACGGCGCAGGCACAAGTATGGTTCCGTTATCATATCGCAGTTATGATGATGCGCCTCAAACAGGAATCAATTATTACCGGCTGCGTCAGACAGATTTTAACGGAGATTTTGAATATTCTAAAGTAGTAAGTATAAAATTTGATAAGCATGATTTCATCAACTGCTATCCAAATCCTGCAGCTAATCAGTTAATCATCGCCACTAACCAGGAACTTATGGATATCAAATTGATTGCAGTTACAGGACGTATTGTATATGAATGGAAAGAAAATATCACCGGCAAAGTAATTGTTGATTTAACTGCCTTTCCTTCCGGTTGCTATATATTGAAAGCTATGAATAAAGAGGGAGCTGTCAGCTCACAACTTGTAGTGAAGGCCAGGAATGATGGTGAATAA